Proteins from a genomic interval of Bifidobacterium longum subsp. infantis ATCC 15697 = JCM 1222 = DSM 20088:
- a CDS encoding DUF5701 family protein yields the protein MSIASVEAQKQLDRIVALGYPDVADMSAAAFRALAEPLIGALEHSDLGSNILLVPTRELVSPESLIARTSINRMAGFTTMPPRDIASFLPQDGFMPPEGPFYLVVDPHTGTCYINREPDVARKLIDSDERLPLTLEEGLAIATQHPEWLLEKNGFNLLGSRSTDGRVPSIWMSQNAPRLGAVWPNSRHTWLGNAYCTARRGVSLFK from the coding sequence ATGTCTATCGCATCAGTAGAGGCGCAAAAGCAACTCGATCGTATCGTGGCTCTCGGCTACCCGGACGTGGCGGATATGAGTGCCGCCGCATTCCGCGCGCTTGCCGAGCCGCTCATCGGCGCGCTCGAGCATTCCGATCTCGGCTCGAACATCCTACTGGTGCCTACGCGCGAGCTAGTCTCGCCCGAATCGCTGATTGCGCGAACCTCCATCAACCGCATGGCCGGCTTTACCACCATGCCTCCGCGAGACATCGCCAGCTTCCTGCCGCAGGACGGATTCATGCCGCCCGAAGGCCCGTTCTATCTGGTGGTCGATCCGCATACCGGCACCTGCTACATCAACCGCGAGCCCGACGTGGCCCGCAAGCTGATTGATTCCGACGAGCGTCTGCCGCTCACCCTCGAAGAAGGCTTGGCCATCGCCACCCAGCACCCTGAATGGCTGTTGGAAAAGAACGGTTTCAACCTGCTCGGCTCACGCTCCACAGACGGCCGTGTGCCGAGCATCTGGATGAGCCAGAACGCACCGCGACTGGGAGCCGTCTGGCCCAATTCCCGCCATACCTGGCTGGGCAACGCGTATTGCACGGCCCGTCGCGGGGTGAGCCTGTTTAAGTAG
- a CDS encoding metallophosphoesterase family protein codes for MTSLRFREDGSFRVLQMADVQDGPDVLPDTIRLIREAIREADPDLVVFTGDQIRGYDPAYIDTFLRRRGEEPGARVRAVTEIEAKIRGIKRHPVIRKVSDRVADRLTEAGKPVPAALLDPDTVTNAVAAAGADSTDVITTSEVGDSVETSPTPETVSTLVYSTQSGKASPAHETPATLDELMNETREKVRRTFSGFLGPVVEAGVPFAATYGNHDFQCGILADEQDDIYREYPGCLNPDDSLEPGTFALPVESSDGSGRVAMSVMMVNSGDYAGKPEENDAQYPAYVVNPRGLDLADADGYGTPTPKAIEWLGSVQTELGERNGDGKPVPAIAFQHIPPQEFYDCLKEVPTWTPNAVEGARTHAGRCYVLNHEVCRPGSRLGEAIGCADENVGEVDALREAGGYFALFCGHDHKNSFVGHVHDIDLGYAPTCGFECYGPKSRYRGIRLFEFHESNPAGYVTRMLTWGNLVGRYSSNELRVWFEDHCVTGAVSARNELRRPQVFAVVAGAMSLGFIAIIRSLIKAAR; via the coding sequence ATGACGAGCTTGCGATTCCGCGAAGACGGCAGCTTCCGCGTGCTGCAAATGGCCGACGTACAGGACGGCCCCGATGTGTTGCCCGACACCATCCGCCTCATCCGCGAAGCCATCCGCGAAGCCGATCCGGATCTTGTGGTGTTCACCGGCGACCAGATCCGCGGCTATGATCCCGCCTACATCGACACGTTCCTGCGCCGCCGCGGCGAGGAGCCGGGCGCTCGCGTGCGCGCGGTCACCGAGATCGAGGCCAAAATCCGCGGGATCAAGCGTCACCCCGTAATTCGCAAAGTATCCGATCGCGTGGCCGATCGTCTCACCGAAGCCGGCAAGCCTGTACCAGCCGCGCTGCTTGACCCCGATACCGTGACGAACGCCGTCGCCGCTGCCGGCGCCGATTCGACCGACGTGATCACGACTTCCGAAGTAGGCGATTCCGTTGAGACCAGCCCCACACCCGAGACGGTTTCCACCCTCGTATATTCAACGCAATCCGGCAAGGCCAGCCCCGCACACGAGACGCCGGCGACCCTCGACGAACTCATGAATGAGACCCGCGAAAAGGTCCGCCGCACGTTCTCCGGTTTCCTTGGTCCGGTCGTCGAGGCCGGCGTGCCCTTTGCCGCCACCTACGGCAACCACGACTTCCAATGCGGCATTCTGGCCGACGAACAGGATGACATCTACCGCGAATACCCCGGCTGCCTGAACCCCGACGACAGTCTCGAGCCCGGCACGTTCGCGCTGCCCGTCGAGTCCTCCGATGGTTCCGGCCGCGTGGCCATGTCCGTTATGATGGTCAATTCAGGCGATTATGCCGGCAAACCCGAAGAAAACGACGCCCAATACCCGGCGTATGTGGTCAATCCGCGAGGACTCGACCTGGCCGACGCCGACGGGTACGGCACCCCCACCCCCAAGGCCATCGAATGGCTGGGGTCCGTACAAACCGAGTTGGGCGAGCGCAATGGCGACGGCAAGCCCGTGCCGGCCATCGCCTTCCAGCACATTCCGCCGCAGGAATTCTACGATTGTCTGAAGGAAGTGCCCACATGGACGCCGAACGCCGTGGAAGGCGCGCGCACGCACGCCGGGCGTTGCTATGTGCTCAACCATGAGGTCTGCCGCCCCGGCTCGCGGCTCGGCGAGGCGATCGGCTGCGCGGACGAGAATGTGGGCGAGGTGGATGCCTTGCGCGAGGCTGGCGGCTATTTCGCGCTGTTCTGCGGGCATGACCATAAGAACTCTTTCGTTGGTCATGTGCATGATATCGATCTGGGCTATGCGCCCACGTGCGGGTTCGAATGCTATGGTCCCAAGTCGCGGTACCGCGGCATTCGCCTGTTTGAATTCCATGAGAGCAATCCGGCGGGCTATGTGACCCGCATGCTCACATGGGGTAATCTGGTCGGCCGCTACTCCAGCAACGAGCTGCGCGTCTGGTTCGAGGATCATTGCGTTACCGGAGCGGTCAGCGCACGCAACGAGCTGCGCCGCCCGCAGGTGTTCGCCGTGGTGGCCGGCGCGATGAGCCTTGGCTTTATAGCCATCATCCGTTCGCTGATCAAGGCCGCGCGCTAA
- the leuA gene encoding 2-isopropylmalate synthase: MGQDQSSVFDLAAVAAASNGGNNDPLLPPARFIGDPQKPSRMPYNKYASYSEQIPFDYPERTWPGKRLQRAPRWCSVDLRDGNQALVNPMDSERKLRFWNLLVSMGFKEIEVGFPSASETDFDFIRMLIERELIPDDVTIVVLTQCREHLIRRTYEALKGAKRAIVHFYNSVSVLQREVVFRKNKEEIKKLATDAAELCKDLENEAKGIDLYYEYSPESFTGTEPEYAVEVCNAVIGVIKPTPEHPMIINLPATVEMTTPNVFADEVEYVSTHLDDRDSVVLSLHPHNDEGMGVAATELAVLAGADRVEGCLLGNGERTGNVDLVTLGLNWLTQGIDPQLDLSNVPEIRKTVEYCNQIKISERHPYAGNFVFTAFSGSHQDAIKKGLEARQVAAERAGADLDSFVWLVPYLPIDPKDIGRTYEAIIRVNSQSGKGGMAYLLKTNHNLDLPKRLQIEFDKIVQNYADTTKKEVKDGDIWRLFKDEYLPVEQSGMTAAGVVVGDTHDASLEPWGRLKLLKVAVSSGEDGSDTVLKARLLDRGVNVGDDEPVEREASGIGNGPIAAFLNAISNFGVEASIMDYVEHTMSVGTDAMAASYVECQIGEADDAQIVWGVGIDSSITTSALKAIISAINRSQRQR; this comes from the coding sequence ATGGGTCAGGATCAATCATCCGTTTTTGATCTCGCAGCGGTAGCCGCAGCGTCCAATGGGGGGAACAACGACCCGCTGCTGCCTCCGGCGCGATTCATCGGCGATCCGCAGAAGCCGAGTCGTATGCCGTACAACAAGTACGCCTCATACAGCGAGCAGATCCCGTTTGATTACCCGGAGCGCACGTGGCCGGGCAAGCGACTGCAGCGCGCGCCGCGCTGGTGCTCCGTCGATCTTCGCGACGGCAATCAGGCCCTCGTCAATCCGATGGATTCCGAGCGCAAGCTGCGGTTCTGGAATCTGCTTGTCTCCATGGGATTCAAGGAGATCGAGGTGGGCTTCCCGTCCGCTTCCGAGACCGATTTCGACTTCATCCGTATGCTCATCGAGCGTGAGCTTATCCCGGACGACGTGACCATCGTGGTGCTCACCCAATGCCGCGAGCACCTCATCCGCCGCACATACGAGGCGCTGAAGGGTGCCAAGCGCGCCATCGTGCACTTCTACAACTCCGTGTCTGTGCTGCAGCGCGAGGTCGTGTTCCGCAAGAACAAGGAAGAGATCAAGAAGCTCGCCACCGACGCCGCCGAACTGTGCAAGGACCTCGAGAACGAGGCCAAGGGCATCGACCTGTACTACGAGTACTCGCCGGAATCCTTCACCGGAACCGAGCCGGAGTACGCCGTCGAGGTGTGCAACGCCGTGATCGGTGTTATCAAGCCGACTCCCGAGCACCCGATGATCATCAATCTGCCCGCCACCGTGGAAATGACCACGCCGAACGTGTTCGCCGACGAAGTGGAGTACGTCTCCACCCACCTCGACGACCGCGATTCCGTGGTGCTCTCCCTGCACCCGCACAACGACGAAGGCATGGGCGTGGCTGCCACCGAGCTGGCCGTGTTGGCCGGCGCCGACCGCGTGGAAGGCTGCCTGCTGGGCAACGGCGAGCGTACCGGCAACGTCGACTTGGTCACGCTGGGCCTCAACTGGCTCACCCAAGGCATCGACCCGCAGCTTGACCTGTCCAACGTGCCCGAGATCCGCAAGACGGTCGAATACTGCAACCAGATCAAGATCTCCGAGCGTCACCCGTACGCCGGCAACTTCGTGTTCACCGCGTTCTCCGGCTCGCATCAGGACGCCATCAAGAAGGGTCTCGAGGCTCGTCAGGTGGCCGCCGAGCGCGCTGGCGCTGATCTTGACAGCTTCGTGTGGCTCGTGCCGTACCTGCCGATCGACCCGAAGGACATCGGCCGCACGTACGAGGCCATCATCCGCGTCAACTCGCAGTCCGGCAAGGGCGGCATGGCCTACCTGCTCAAGACCAACCACAATCTTGACCTGCCCAAGCGTCTTCAGATCGAATTCGACAAGATCGTGCAGAACTACGCTGACACGACCAAGAAGGAAGTCAAGGACGGGGATATCTGGCGTCTGTTCAAGGACGAGTATCTGCCGGTCGAACAGTCCGGCATGACCGCGGCCGGTGTGGTTGTGGGCGATACGCATGACGCCTCGCTTGAGCCGTGGGGTCGGCTGAAGCTGCTCAAGGTGGCCGTCAGCTCCGGGGAGGATGGTTCCGATACCGTGCTCAAGGCCCGCCTGCTCGACCGCGGCGTGAACGTCGGGGACGATGAGCCCGTGGAGCGCGAGGCGTCCGGCATAGGCAACGGTCCGATCGCCGCCTTCCTGAACGCCATTTCCAACTTTGGCGTGGAAGCCTCGATTATGGATTACGTGGAGCACACCATGTCCGTCGGTACCGACGCCATGGCCGCCTCGTATGTGGAATGCCAGATCGGCGAGGCCGATGACGCGCAGATCGTGTGGGGCGTAGGCATCGACTCGTCGATTACCACCAGCGCCCTGAAGGCGATCATCTCCGCCATCAACCGTTCTCAGCGTCAGCGCTGA
- a CDS encoding transglycosylase domain-containing protein, producing the protein MASYTRRAHSGGNGPALRQPRTAQSRADHSAQEGPYTPQESRSRHASHKASNSHRAPNRKKNTGKGKHRVLKWVLGIFFSLIGLGVLAGIAVFAYLYTTTEVPQPEKFALAEKTTVYYADGTTAIGSYAEQNRSIISCEGLPDYIGNAIVASENRTFYTDKGLDLKGIARAFINNVTKGTRQGGSTITQQYAERYYMGETTSYVGKAREAIMALKIAQTESKDEVLCNYMNTIYLGRNSYGIQEAAKAYFNKDAKDLTLSEAAMIAGIIPSPSTWDPADNADMAKSRFKRVLNIMQEDGYITARQHTDAKFPQTAAVAQQNEYAGPNGYLLDMVCRELVQSKAFTKEDLDTGGYKIISTIDKGKQDLMQSIGDTRLNDMPESLQIGGIALNPKNGEVLSVYAGSDYLSKQLNNADQALFEPGSTMKPFALLGAAQSGVSFDTLFNGNSHQHFTGLDQEVNNALENNWGSINLYQATANSVNTVFMNVNEHLTPKRTADIAHEAGIQGDIDEASMYNVLGINALTVWDLAQGHSTIANNGVRNTLHMVSKVLDSHNKDMYNAPSEGTKVFDANDCALVQKAMQGTTTYGTAAGTSAKLGRPIAGKSGTANDELASSFVGYAPSMMNVWAIWNPDGNGNPQVVPAFSGYGISSTGYPAHLFQEFMAQALQGTAVEQFPTAKDNGKIGGPDGTWGLARGQSGVQPYVNNQSNANRQSTEDAQKQAEQDAQQKAAEEEAKKRQQAQEFAQQCLANPSYSTECPNYPGNTGADNENKR; encoded by the coding sequence ATGGCTTCTTATACTCGTCGTGCACATTCGGGAGGCAATGGCCCCGCTCTGAGGCAACCGCGCACCGCGCAAAGCAGAGCCGACCACTCCGCACAGGAGGGCCCCTATACGCCCCAGGAGAGCCGTTCCCGCCACGCAAGCCACAAGGCTTCCAATAGCCATCGAGCTCCGAACAGGAAGAAGAACACGGGAAAAGGCAAGCACCGTGTACTGAAATGGGTGCTGGGCATCTTCTTCTCCCTGATTGGACTGGGCGTGCTGGCCGGTATCGCAGTATTCGCATATCTGTACACCACCACTGAGGTCCCGCAACCCGAGAAGTTCGCGTTGGCCGAGAAAACCACCGTGTATTACGCGGACGGCACCACCGCGATCGGCTCCTACGCGGAGCAGAATCGTTCAATCATTTCTTGCGAGGGGCTGCCGGACTACATCGGCAACGCGATTGTGGCGTCTGAAAACCGTACGTTCTACACGGATAAAGGTCTTGATCTGAAGGGCATCGCCCGCGCATTCATTAATAATGTGACCAAGGGCACGCGCCAAGGTGGTTCCACCATCACCCAGCAGTACGCCGAGCGGTATTACATGGGCGAAACCACATCCTATGTGGGCAAGGCGCGCGAGGCCATCATGGCCCTCAAGATCGCGCAGACCGAGTCCAAGGACGAGGTGCTGTGCAACTACATGAACACCATCTATCTGGGCCGCAACTCCTACGGTATCCAGGAAGCAGCCAAGGCATACTTCAATAAGGACGCCAAGGATCTGACGCTGTCTGAGGCGGCGATGATCGCCGGCATTATTCCGTCACCGTCCACGTGGGATCCAGCCGATAACGCCGATATGGCCAAATCGCGCTTCAAGCGTGTGCTGAACATCATGCAGGAGGATGGTTACATCACCGCCAGGCAGCACACTGATGCCAAGTTCCCGCAGACCGCCGCGGTGGCGCAGCAGAACGAGTACGCGGGGCCGAACGGTTATCTGCTGGATATGGTGTGCCGTGAGCTGGTGCAGTCCAAGGCCTTTACCAAAGAGGATTTGGATACCGGCGGATACAAGATCATCAGCACCATCGACAAGGGCAAGCAGGATCTCATGCAGTCCATCGGCGACACCCGCCTCAACGACATGCCCGAATCCCTGCAGATCGGCGGCATAGCGCTCAACCCCAAGAACGGCGAAGTATTGTCCGTATACGCCGGTTCGGATTATCTGTCCAAGCAGCTCAACAACGCCGATCAGGCCCTGTTCGAACCGGGTTCGACTATGAAGCCGTTCGCTTTGCTGGGGGCCGCGCAATCCGGCGTCAGCTTCGATACGTTGTTCAACGGCAATTCCCACCAGCACTTCACCGGCTTGGATCAAGAGGTGAATAACGCTCTGGAGAACAACTGGGGCAGCATCAATCTGTATCAGGCCACCGCGAACTCGGTGAACACGGTGTTCATGAACGTCAATGAGCATCTGACGCCGAAACGCACGGCCGATATCGCCCATGAGGCTGGCATCCAGGGCGACATCGACGAGGCCTCCATGTACAACGTGCTGGGCATCAACGCCCTGACCGTGTGGGATCTGGCGCAGGGCCATTCGACCATCGCCAACAATGGCGTGAGGAACACCTTGCATATGGTGTCCAAAGTGCTCGACTCCCACAACAAGGACATGTACAACGCGCCCAGCGAAGGCACCAAGGTGTTCGACGCCAATGATTGCGCCCTGGTGCAGAAAGCCATGCAGGGCACGACCACCTACGGCACCGCGGCCGGCACATCGGCCAAGCTGGGCCGTCCCATCGCCGGCAAGTCCGGCACCGCCAACGACGAACTGGCATCATCGTTCGTGGGGTACGCCCCAAGCATGATGAATGTCTGGGCCATCTGGAACCCGGATGGCAACGGCAATCCTCAAGTGGTGCCGGCTTTCTCGGGATATGGCATCTCCTCCACCGGATATCCGGCGCACCTGTTCCAGGAATTCATGGCCCAGGCCCTGCAGGGCACGGCGGTGGAGCAGTTCCCGACGGCCAAAGACAACGGCAAGATCGGCGGCCCCGATGGCACTTGGGGCCTGGCCAGGGGGCAGAGCGGCGTCCAACCCTACGTCAACAACCAGTCCAACGCCAACAGGCAGTCCACCGAAGATGCGCAGAAGCAGGCTGAGCAGGACGCACAGCAGAAGGCGGCCGAAGAGGAAGCCAAGAAGCGACAGCAGGCCCAGGAGTTCGCCCAGCAGTGCCTCGCCAATCCGAGCTATTCCACCGAGTGCCCGAATTATCCCGGCAATACCGGCGCTGACAACGAGAACAAACGGTAA
- a CDS encoding phosphatase PAP2 family protein encodes MNDAQTPRIRDPHAAVNLVGSGAAQPDSSSNVVDPLAALGPVSGSDASASTSGSLRDFRPLDMNDADGASDIDRGLARLDPLTVRPRISSRVLCVVFGLLLIAVGFGVWWGCVFTENGQSYDELVWKNLHNDVPSWTTGVMNAVAQSWLVIAVSCTIAAIGIITALIRRRWWLAGQIAVFAVVCLAVTRIKGLLPRPFIINTESPAANSAPSGHAMLAAACAVILLLAVPRAVRALSGVIGVVWAVTVGVSVIYGQWHRPSDVAMSILLVAGLALLALAVTRKSGMDEPGHRVSSVSVQIVGSVLITGGLLLLVYSGYVIWQVVPGLNVSASWAVQGANVSAVVGIMGVAMLAFGLLLALRQITAAPLSRLGLIGAPPAPPK; translated from the coding sequence ATGAATGACGCACAGACCCCTAGAATTCGTGACCCGCATGCGGCGGTCAATCTGGTCGGCTCAGGCGCAGCGCAGCCTGACTCGTCGTCGAACGTTGTTGACCCATTGGCTGCGCTCGGCCCGGTCTCCGGTTCAGATGCATCGGCATCCACATCAGGCTCCTTACGGGATTTCAGGCCGCTGGACATGAACGATGCGGATGGGGCATCTGATATCGACCGTGGCTTGGCCCGGCTTGACCCGCTCACCGTGCGCCCGCGAATCTCCAGCCGCGTATTGTGCGTGGTATTCGGTCTGCTCCTGATCGCTGTCGGCTTCGGCGTGTGGTGGGGGTGCGTGTTTACCGAAAACGGACAATCGTATGACGAACTGGTTTGGAAAAACCTGCACAACGATGTACCGTCCTGGACCACCGGCGTGATGAACGCCGTCGCACAATCCTGGCTGGTTATCGCTGTCAGCTGCACAATTGCCGCAATCGGCATTATTACGGCGCTGATTCGACGCCGCTGGTGGTTGGCCGGGCAAATCGCCGTGTTCGCCGTGGTCTGCTTGGCCGTCACCCGTATCAAGGGTCTGTTGCCGCGTCCGTTCATCATCAACACTGAATCGCCTGCCGCTAATTCCGCGCCTTCCGGGCATGCGATGCTGGCCGCAGCCTGTGCTGTGATTCTGCTGCTTGCCGTGCCTCGTGCGGTTCGAGCTTTGTCGGGCGTCATCGGCGTGGTTTGGGCGGTGACCGTGGGCGTTTCCGTGATATACGGACAATGGCATCGCCCTTCGGATGTGGCGATGTCCATCCTGCTGGTGGCGGGATTGGCCCTGCTCGCTCTGGCAGTTACACGCAAGTCCGGCATGGACGAGCCGGGCCACCGCGTCTCCTCAGTGAGCGTGCAAATCGTCGGCAGCGTGCTGATTACCGGGGGCCTGCTGTTGCTCGTCTACAGCGGTTATGTGATCTGGCAGGTGGTGCCGGGGCTCAACGTCAGCGCCAGCTGGGCGGTTCAGGGAGCGAATGTCAGCGCTGTTGTAGGCATTATGGGCGTGGCCATGCTCGCATTCGGACTGTTGCTGGCCCTGCGTCAGATCACCGCAGCGCCCTTAAGCCGGTTGGGGCTGATCGGCGCTCCGCCGGCACCGCCCAAATGA
- the topA gene encoding type I DNA topoisomerase: MATKLVIVESPTKAHKIGDYLGKGYTVMASVGHIRDLAQPSQVPVADKAKFGKFGVDVNDGFKPYYIVDGDKKRTVSELKSALKNADELYLATDEDREGEAIAWHLVQTLKPKVPVKRMVFHEITKNAINASLGKTRDVDSHMVDAQETRRILDRLYGYELSPVLWRKVGPGLSAGRVQSVATRLIVERERERMAFRRAPYWDIVATLSAPDALGERGEFSARMIALGGKRLAGSKDFGADGQLTPDGFAANVRQLDEAGATAVASALKTADFTVMSMETKPYRRRPQPPFTTSTLQQTAGNRLGMGARAVMRAAQSLYENGYITYMRTDSVTLSQEAIAAARNAVSYHFGDAFLSDEPKQYATKTAGAQEAHECIRPAGSRFHDPDELASKLPGDQLRLYTLIWQRTLACQMADATGSTATVRLSAPAGPAEGEAVFQASGTVIEFPGFMKATGEGRKPKAAVPGAGAGSDQTAAAGKTDAKAVRGDASESNTSLPPMSVGQQVEASDVEPDGHETQPPARYTEATLVKTLEAKEIGRPSTYASIISTIMDRGYVYERGRALIPSWLAFSVTKLLETNFPKLVDYQFTAEMENGLDRIAHGEESGRDWLTHFYFGSGEGAARNADEAHEGLQQQVAQLGEIDARAINTIDIGDGLHVRVGRYGPYLEDMEHLDAEGNPKRASLPDTIAPDELTVAVARDLIDNHSGGPRELGVDPVSGGTVEVRNGRFGPYVALVPPAETSAGAAGDTAGASAAKKGSKKAAAAAASRPKMASLFKTMSPESLSLEDALKLLSLPREVGTYEETNAETGEVSECTVAANNGRYGPYLTKTGADGKSETRSLASEDEIFTVDIDKAKELFSQPKYGRGRGRGAAKPPLRDLGKDPNTGKNVTIKDGRFGAYITDGETNRTVPRQYTPESITPDDAFRLLAEKRAAGPSTRGRRGAGRAGGAKAVAGKGKKGAASVVSAQEARRAERRAEVKKLANKGWSNQRIAEKLSSTAATVKKDVDWLTANEGYERPAVIPKRG, from the coding sequence ATGGCTACCAAACTGGTGATTGTGGAGTCTCCGACCAAGGCCCACAAAATCGGTGACTACCTGGGCAAGGGGTATACCGTCATGGCGTCGGTCGGTCATATCCGCGACCTCGCGCAGCCCAGCCAGGTGCCCGTGGCAGACAAGGCCAAGTTCGGCAAGTTCGGCGTGGACGTCAACGACGGGTTCAAGCCCTACTACATCGTGGACGGCGATAAGAAGCGTACGGTCAGCGAACTCAAATCGGCCCTGAAGAACGCCGACGAACTCTATCTGGCGACTGATGAGGATCGCGAGGGCGAGGCCATCGCGTGGCACTTGGTGCAGACCTTGAAACCCAAGGTGCCGGTCAAGCGCATGGTGTTCCACGAGATCACCAAGAACGCCATCAACGCCTCGCTGGGCAAAACGCGCGATGTCGACAGCCATATGGTCGACGCTCAGGAGACTCGCCGTATTCTCGACCGTCTGTACGGCTATGAGCTGTCGCCGGTGCTGTGGCGCAAGGTGGGACCGGGCCTGTCCGCCGGCCGCGTGCAGTCCGTGGCCACACGACTGATCGTGGAACGCGAGCGCGAGCGTATGGCGTTCAGGCGCGCGCCGTACTGGGATATCGTCGCCACGCTGTCCGCGCCTGACGCGCTGGGGGAGCGTGGCGAATTCTCCGCCCGCATGATCGCGCTCGGCGGCAAGCGACTCGCCGGCTCCAAGGATTTCGGTGCCGACGGCCAGCTGACCCCGGACGGGTTCGCGGCGAACGTTCGCCAGCTTGATGAGGCTGGTGCCACCGCCGTGGCTTCGGCACTGAAGACCGCCGATTTCACTGTGATGTCGATGGAAACCAAGCCGTACCGCCGCCGCCCGCAGCCGCCGTTCACCACCTCGACCCTGCAGCAGACCGCCGGCAATCGCCTCGGCATGGGTGCTCGCGCCGTGATGCGTGCAGCACAGAGCTTGTACGAGAACGGCTACATCACCTATATGCGAACCGATTCGGTGACGCTGTCGCAGGAGGCCATCGCCGCCGCCCGCAACGCCGTCTCCTATCATTTTGGCGACGCATTCCTCTCTGACGAGCCCAAGCAATACGCCACCAAGACCGCCGGCGCGCAGGAAGCCCACGAGTGTATTCGCCCGGCGGGCTCGCGCTTCCACGACCCGGATGAGCTGGCTTCCAAACTTCCCGGCGACCAGCTGCGCCTATACACGCTGATCTGGCAGCGCACGCTTGCCTGCCAGATGGCTGACGCCACCGGTTCCACCGCCACCGTGCGCCTGTCTGCGCCGGCTGGCCCCGCCGAGGGCGAGGCCGTGTTCCAGGCGTCCGGCACCGTCATCGAATTCCCCGGCTTTATGAAGGCCACGGGGGAGGGACGCAAGCCCAAGGCCGCCGTTCCCGGCGCTGGGGCTGGCTCGGACCAGACTGCTGCCGCCGGCAAGACGGACGCCAAGGCCGTCAGGGGTGACGCATCCGAATCCAACACCTCCCTGCCGCCGATGAGCGTCGGCCAGCAGGTCGAGGCAAGCGACGTCGAACCGGACGGCCATGAAACCCAGCCACCGGCCCGCTACACCGAGGCCACGCTGGTCAAGACGCTGGAGGCCAAGGAGATCGGCCGCCCGTCCACCTACGCGAGCATCATCTCCACGATTATGGATCGCGGCTATGTGTATGAGCGTGGCCGTGCGCTGATCCCCAGCTGGCTGGCATTCTCCGTGACCAAGCTGCTGGAAACGAACTTCCCCAAGCTGGTCGACTACCAGTTCACCGCAGAGATGGAAAACGGCCTTGACCGCATCGCCCACGGCGAGGAATCCGGCCGCGACTGGCTCACCCACTTCTACTTCGGCTCCGGCGAGGGCGCCGCCCGCAACGCCGACGAGGCGCACGAAGGCCTGCAGCAGCAGGTCGCGCAGCTCGGCGAGATCGACGCGCGCGCCATCAACACCATCGACATCGGCGACGGCCTGCACGTGCGCGTCGGCCGTTACGGCCCGTATCTGGAAGATATGGAGCATCTGGACGCCGAAGGCAACCCGAAGCGCGCCTCCCTGCCGGACACCATCGCGCCGGATGAGCTGACGGTGGCCGTGGCCCGCGATTTGATCGACAACCACTCCGGTGGACCGCGCGAGCTGGGCGTTGACCCGGTATCCGGCGGTACCGTCGAGGTGCGCAATGGCCGGTTCGGGCCGTATGTGGCGTTGGTGCCGCCGGCTGAGACTTCGGCTGGCGCTGCTGGCGATACTGCTGGTGCTTCTGCGGCCAAGAAGGGTTCGAAGAAGGCCGCGGCCGCCGCCGCGTCGCGCCCGAAGATGGCCTCGTTGTTCAAGACGATGAGCCCTGAATCGCTGTCGCTGGAAGACGCGCTAAAGCTGCTGAGCCTGCCGCGCGAAGTGGGCACATACGAGGAAACCAACGCCGAAACCGGCGAGGTATCCGAATGCACGGTAGCCGCCAACAACGGTCGCTACGGCCCCTACCTGACCAAGACGGGTGCCGACGGCAAGTCGGAGACCCGCTCGCTGGCCTCGGAAGACGAGATCTTCACGGTCGATATCGACAAGGCCAAAGAACTGTTCTCGCAGCCCAAGTACGGCCGCGGGCGTGGCCGTGGTGCCGCCAAGCCGCCGCTGCGTGATTTGGGCAAGGACCCGAACACCGGCAAGAACGTGACCATCAAGGACGGCCGTTTCGGCGCGTACATCACCGATGGCGAGACCAACCGCACGGTGCCGCGTCAGTACACGCCTGAATCCATCACCCCTGATGACGCCTTCCGGCTGCTCGCCGAAAAGCGTGCGGCTGGTCCCTCCACCCGTGGCCGTCGCGGTGCTGGGCGTGCTGGTGGCGCCAAGGCCGTTGCCGGCAAGGGCAAGAAGGGCGCTGCTTCTGTGGTTTCGGCGCAGGAGGCTAGGCGCGCCGAACGCCGTGCCGAGGTGAAGAAGCTGGCGAACAAGGGCTGGTCCAACCAGCGCATCGCCGAAAAGCTCAGCTCCACCGCCGCCACCGTCAAGAAGGATGTCGACTGGCTGACCGCCAACGAGGGCTACGAGCGCCCCGCCGTAATTCCCAAGCGTGGCTGA